Proteins encoded together in one Variovorax paradoxus EPS window:
- a CDS encoding DUF3820 family protein, which translates to MNPEDLQRLVTLEMPFGKHKGTLIADLPGNYLTWFAREGFPSGEIGRLLHLMHEIDHNGLSDLLKPLRNRPSRRDVSQ; encoded by the coding sequence ATGAACCCCGAAGACCTGCAGCGCCTCGTGACCCTCGAAATGCCTTTTGGCAAGCACAAGGGCACGCTGATCGCCGATTTGCCCGGAAATTACCTGACCTGGTTCGCACGCGAGGGTTTTCCCTCGGGAGAAATCGGCCGACTGCTCCATTTGATGCATGAAATAGACCACAACGGCCTATCAGACCTGCTCAAACCGTTGCGAAACCGCCCGTCGCGCCGGGATGTTTCTCAATAA